The Streptomyces sp. SS1-1 genome has a segment encoding these proteins:
- a CDS encoding DUF4331 domain-containing protein: MTPTSRSGAGRRGLATLVCGALAAGGLAAAGVTALEPGAASASSHREAPLISGTPQYDNTDVYAFVSPDKPDTTTIVANWIPFEEPAGGPNFFPFAEDAQYDIHIDNNGDAQGELLYRFTFDTHTKNKKTFLYNTGPVESLDDPDLNITQTYDIELLKLKDQHLVSKTKIANDVPVAPSNVGKASMPDYAKLRREAVRELHGGTSTFAGQADDPFFLDLRVFDLLYGGNLSEVGNDTLKGYNVNSIALQVPNHMLTESADQPIVGIWSTTQRRNAKGYYEQVSRLGSPLVNEVVNPLKDKDRFNASSPWEDARFLKNVTNPELPKLIEGIYKIPAPAEPRNDLVDVFLKGVKGLNQPPHVTPSEMLRLNTSIEPTDKPKRLGVLDGDNAGFPNGRRLTDDVIDASLQVVEGELLGAKNDLGDAVDKNDKDFEKSFPYVALPTEGSRGPLAKGTDGETDVRSQLGDALQPAGASGGMGNTALIAGSAGAGALGILLIGGALLWWRRMRDRAY, translated from the coding sequence ATGACACCTACTTCCAGGAGCGGGGCGGGACGCAGGGGACTCGCGACCCTCGTATGCGGTGCGTTGGCCGCCGGCGGGCTCGCAGCCGCCGGTGTGACCGCGCTGGAACCGGGGGCGGCCTCCGCCTCCAGCCACCGCGAGGCCCCGCTGATCTCGGGGACACCGCAGTACGACAACACGGACGTGTACGCGTTCGTCAGCCCGGACAAGCCGGACACGACGACGATCGTGGCGAACTGGATCCCGTTCGAGGAGCCCGCGGGCGGACCGAACTTCTTCCCGTTCGCGGAGGACGCCCAGTACGACATCCACATCGACAACAACGGGGACGCGCAGGGCGAGCTGCTCTACCGCTTCACCTTCGACACGCACACGAAGAACAAGAAGACGTTCCTCTACAACACGGGACCCGTCGAGAGCCTCGACGACCCCGACCTCAACATCACGCAGACGTACGACATCGAGCTGCTGAAGCTGAAGGACCAGCACCTCGTGTCGAAGACGAAGATCGCCAACGACGTCCCGGTGGCGCCGTCGAACGTCGGCAAGGCGTCGATGCCCGACTACGCGAAGCTGCGCCGGGAGGCCGTGCGTGAACTGCACGGCGGCACCTCGACGTTCGCGGGCCAGGCCGACGACCCGTTCTTCCTGGACCTGCGGGTCTTCGACCTGCTGTACGGCGGGAACCTCTCCGAGGTCGGCAACGACACCCTCAAGGGCTACAACGTCAACTCCATAGCCCTGCAGGTCCCGAACCACATGCTGACCGAGTCGGCGGACCAGCCGATCGTCGGCATCTGGTCGACGACCCAGCGCAGGAACGCCAAGGGCTACTACGAGCAGGTCTCGCGTCTGGGCAGCCCGCTGGTCAACGAGGTCGTCAACCCGCTGAAGGACAAGGACCGGTTCAACGCGTCCTCGCCCTGGGAGGACGCCAGGTTCCTGAAGAACGTCACCAACCCGGAGCTGCCGAAGCTCATCGAGGGGATCTACAAGATCCCGGCGCCCGCCGAGCCGCGCAACGACCTGGTGGACGTCTTCCTCAAGGGCGTGAAGGGCCTCAACCAGCCGCCGCACGTGACGCCTTCGGAGATGCTGCGCCTGAACACGTCGATCGAGCCGACGGACAAGCCCAAGCGGCTCGGCGTGCTCGACGGCGACAACGCGGGCTTCCCGAACGGGCGCCGGCTCACCGACGACGTGATCGACGCCTCCCTCCAGGTCGTCGAGGGCGAACTGCTGGGCGCGAAGAACGACCTGGGCGACGCGGTCGACAAGAACGACAAGGACTTCGAGAAGTCCTTCCCGTACGTGGCCCTGCCGACGGAGGGCTCGCGCGGGCCGCTCGCCAAGGGCACGGACGGCGAGACCGACGTCCGCAGCCAGCTCGGTGACGCGCTCCAGCCGGCCGGGGCGTCCGGCGGCATGGGGAACACGGCGCTGATCGCCGGTTCGGCGGGCGCCGGCGCCCTGGGCATCCTGCTGATCGGCGGCGCCCTGCTGTGGTGGCGCCGGATGCGGGACCGGGCGTACTAG
- a CDS encoding serine/threonine-protein kinase translates to MGTVWRARDELLHREVAVKEVRAPAGLAASDVERMYARLEREAWAAARVADRNVVTVYDVATQDGRPWIVMELVRGISLAELLDADGPLSPQRAARIGAEVLSALRAAHEAGVLHRDVKPANVLLSNDDRVVLTDFGIAMVEGSSALTMTGEVIGSPEFLAPERALGRTPGPESDLWSLGVLLYAAVEGNSPFRQDTPLSTLRAIVDEELPPPRRAGPLAPVIEGLLRKDPAERLPAARAQEDLRLVAAGGTLPGGGAGAAPYAPTIAAFPAPSGTAPTAPVPPPGPTRPTGARVADTAPVPSGRDRRAAPVLIAGVVVLALAVGGLTYALLNRGGDGGKDAGGETATATGERTAATGTKEEPATEKPSPTPSPSRSASASAAPQSVHVSLTGSHTDYSGACPPPRGQAPVFTATFTVGRLPAQVTYRWVSEDGDVMDEGWKTLSFPAGGERTRQDRVFLTTYDESGTFASEIAVEVRDPVRTKSASVPFSVTCASETPTGGASPSSGGSPDA, encoded by the coding sequence ATGGGGACCGTGTGGCGGGCCCGCGACGAGCTGCTGCACCGCGAGGTCGCCGTCAAGGAGGTCCGCGCACCGGCCGGGCTGGCCGCCTCGGACGTCGAGCGGATGTACGCCCGGCTGGAGCGCGAGGCGTGGGCGGCGGCGCGGGTCGCCGACCGCAACGTCGTCACGGTGTACGACGTTGCCACCCAGGACGGGCGGCCGTGGATCGTGATGGAGCTGGTCCGGGGCATCTCACTGGCCGAACTGCTCGACGCCGACGGGCCGTTGAGCCCCCAGCGGGCCGCGCGCATCGGTGCCGAGGTGCTGTCGGCGCTGCGGGCCGCGCACGAGGCGGGTGTGCTGCACCGGGACGTGAAACCGGCCAATGTGCTGCTGTCGAACGACGATCGGGTGGTGCTGACCGACTTCGGGATCGCCATGGTCGAGGGCAGCTCGGCGCTGACCATGACCGGCGAGGTCATCGGCTCCCCGGAGTTCCTCGCGCCGGAGCGGGCGCTGGGCCGCACGCCGGGCCCGGAGTCCGACCTGTGGTCGCTCGGCGTGCTGCTGTACGCGGCCGTGGAGGGCAACTCCCCGTTCCGTCAGGACACTCCGCTCAGCACCCTGCGCGCCATCGTCGACGAGGAGCTGCCGCCGCCGCGCCGCGCCGGGCCGCTGGCCCCCGTGATCGAGGGGCTGTTGCGCAAGGATCCTGCCGAGCGGCTGCCGGCGGCGCGGGCACAGGAGGACCTGCGGCTCGTCGCGGCCGGGGGCACCCTTCCCGGCGGCGGTGCGGGGGCGGCCCCGTACGCCCCGACGATCGCCGCGTTCCCGGCGCCGTCCGGGACCGCCCCGACGGCCCCGGTGCCACCGCCCGGCCCGACCCGCCCGACCGGCGCCCGGGTGGCCGACACGGCTCCGGTGCCCTCCGGGCGTGACCGCCGTGCCGCTCCGGTGCTGATCGCGGGTGTCGTGGTGCTGGCCCTCGCGGTGGGGGGACTGACGTACGCGCTGCTGAACCGGGGCGGCGACGGCGGGAAGGACGCCGGCGGGGAGACCGCCACGGCGACGGGCGAGCGGACGGCGGCGACCGGCACGAAGGAGGAGCCCGCCACGGAGAAGCCGAGTCCGACGCCGAGTCCCAGCCGGAGCGCGTCGGCGTCGGCCGCGCCGCAGTCCGTGCACGTGTCGCTGACAGGCTCCCACACGGACTACTCCGGCGCCTGTCCGCCGCCCCGCGGCCAGGCTCCGGTGTTCACGGCGACGTTCACGGTGGGCAGGCTGCCCGCGCAGGTCACCTACCGCTGGGTGTCCGAGGACGGTGACGTCATGGACGAGGGATGGAAGACCCTGTCGTTCCCGGCGGGCGGTGAACGGACCAGGCAGGACAGGGTGTTCCTGACGACGTACGACGAGAGCGGCACGTTCGCGAGCGAGATCGCCGTCGAGGTGCGCGATCCGGTGCGGACGAAGTCCGCCTCGGTGCCGTTCTCGGTGACGTGTGCGAGCGAGACCCCGACGGGCGGGGCCTCGCCGTCGTCCGGCGGCTCACCGGACGCGTAG
- a CDS encoding ATP-binding cassette domain-containing protein: MTSTYAVLSEGLRKRFGEVEALRGLDLAVARGTVCGLLGPNGAGKTTAVRLLATLLRPDAGSARIAGHDLLRDPAAVRRHIGVTGQYASVDGDLTGRQNLRLFARLHRVRGPAGRADELLERFGLTEAADRPASTYSGGMRRRLDLAASLVRRPDVLFLDEPTTGLDPASRGRIWEAVRELAAEGTAVLLTTQYLEEADQLADDIALMDRGRIAHTGSPAQFKAVLGTHVEVVVGDVDTMVDAAAVLDRLTGAEPSLDRERRAVGALTRDATLTLPRLVRELDAAGVALVDASLRPPTLDDVFLRLTEERAA; this comes from the coding sequence ATGACTTCTACGTACGCTGTACTTAGTGAAGGTCTGCGCAAACGGTTCGGGGAGGTAGAGGCCCTGCGCGGGCTGGACCTCGCCGTCGCGCGGGGCACGGTCTGCGGTCTCCTCGGGCCGAACGGCGCCGGCAAGACGACCGCCGTACGACTGCTCGCCACGCTGCTGCGGCCGGACGCCGGCTCGGCCCGGATCGCCGGGCACGATCTGCTCCGCGATCCGGCGGCCGTGCGCCGCCACATCGGGGTCACCGGCCAGTACGCCAGCGTCGACGGGGATCTGACGGGCCGCCAGAACCTCCGGCTGTTCGCCCGCCTGCACCGGGTGCGCGGCCCCGCGGGGCGGGCCGACGAGCTGCTGGAGCGCTTCGGGCTCACCGAGGCCGCCGACCGGCCCGCGTCCACCTACTCCGGCGGGATGCGCCGCCGCCTCGACCTCGCGGCGAGCCTCGTCCGCCGTCCCGACGTGCTCTTCCTGGACGAGCCCACGACCGGGCTCGATCCGGCGAGCCGGGGCCGGATCTGGGAGGCGGTGCGGGAGCTGGCCGCGGAGGGCACGGCCGTCCTGCTGACCACGCAGTATCTGGAGGAGGCGGATCAACTCGCCGACGACATCGCGCTGATGGACCGGGGGCGGATCGCGCACACGGGCTCGCCCGCGCAGTTCAAGGCGGTCCTGGGCACGCATGTCGAGGTGGTGGTCGGCGACGTGGACACGATGGTGGACGCCGCAGCCGTACTGGACCGGCTCACCGGCGCCGAGCCCTCGCTCGACCGCGAGCGGCGGGCCGTGGGCGCGCTCACCCGGGACGCCACCCTCACCCTCCCCCGTCTCGTCCGGGAGCTCGACGCGGCGGGCGTGGCCCTGGTGGACGCGAGCCTGCGGCCGCCGACCCTGGACGACGTCTTCCTCCGCCTGACCGAGGAGCGTGCGGCATGA
- a CDS encoding TetR/AcrR family transcriptional regulator: MAGKASVPSVIWARPERAGRGPRPAFTRADIAAAAVRLADEGGLDAVSMRHVAAELGCGTMSLYNYVPRKEDLYELMIDAIGAEHEIRAPSGDWRADMIRNALETRAIMHRHTWAPRLMSGVYGFSPNSLRYLEHCLDCLEPLDVPYSEKMELVALLNGVVTTYTANEIATSERTRSMPWSEEEENAVRIAYLGGQVATGAYPRLAAAFMESSGPIDLEGVFRRALERVLDAFDPAR, encoded by the coding sequence ATGGCCGGCAAGGCGTCCGTACCGAGCGTGATCTGGGCGCGACCCGAGCGGGCGGGACGCGGCCCCCGGCCCGCGTTCACCCGCGCGGACATCGCGGCGGCGGCGGTGCGCCTCGCCGACGAGGGCGGGCTCGACGCCGTCTCCATGCGGCATGTGGCCGCGGAACTCGGCTGCGGCACGATGTCGCTCTACAACTACGTCCCCCGCAAGGAGGACCTGTACGAGCTGATGATCGACGCCATCGGCGCCGAGCACGAGATCCGCGCGCCCTCGGGCGACTGGCGGGCCGACATGATCCGCAACGCGCTGGAGACCCGCGCGATCATGCACCGGCACACCTGGGCGCCCCGGCTGATGTCCGGGGTCTACGGCTTCAGCCCCAACAGCCTGCGCTATCTGGAGCACTGCCTGGACTGCCTGGAACCGCTGGACGTCCCGTACAGCGAGAAGATGGAGCTCGTCGCGCTCCTCAACGGCGTCGTGACGACCTACACGGCGAACGAGATCGCCACGTCCGAGCGCACCCGCTCCATGCCGTGGTCCGAGGAGGAGGAGAACGCCGTCCGCATCGCCTACCTGGGCGGCCAGGTCGCCACGGGCGCCTACCCGAGGCTCGCCGCCGCCTTCATGGAGAGCAGCGGCCCGATCGATCTGGAGGGCGTGTTCCGGCGGGCCCTGGAACGGGTGCTGGACGCCTTCGACCCCGCCCGCTGA
- a CDS encoding sigma-70 family RNA polymerase sigma factor, with product MDADELLVLVAGGDQKAFEDLYGLVSGPVYGLVRRVVRDPAQSEEVAQEVLLELWRSAARFDPRRGSALSWVLTLAHRRAVDRVRSARAAGEREQREALRSGQPAFDHVAEEVEAGLEREWVRRCLERLTALQRQSVTLAYYDGYTYREVAERLSLPLGTVKTRMRDGLTQLRKCLGGVA from the coding sequence TTGGACGCGGACGAGCTGCTGGTGCTCGTGGCGGGCGGTGACCAGAAGGCGTTCGAAGACCTGTACGGGCTCGTCTCCGGGCCGGTCTACGGACTCGTACGGCGGGTCGTACGCGACCCCGCCCAGTCGGAGGAGGTGGCTCAGGAGGTGCTGCTCGAACTGTGGCGGTCGGCCGCGCGGTTCGACCCGCGGCGCGGCAGCGCCCTGTCCTGGGTCCTCACCCTCGCCCACCGCCGCGCCGTCGACCGGGTGCGCAGCGCCCGCGCCGCCGGCGAGCGCGAGCAGCGCGAGGCCCTGCGCTCCGGACAGCCCGCCTTCGACCATGTCGCCGAGGAGGTCGAGGCCGGCCTCGAGCGCGAGTGGGTGCGCCGCTGCCTCGAACGCCTCACCGCCCTCCAGCGTCAGTCGGTCACCCTGGCCTACTACGACGGCTACACCTACCGTGAGGTCGCCGAGCGGCTGTCCCTGCCGCTGGGCACGGTCAAGACCCGGATGCGCGACGGACTCACCCAGCTGCGCAAGTGCCTGGGAGGAGTCGCGTGA
- a CDS encoding ABC transporter permease yields the protein MSALVYDGGAMLGRQLRRVRNNPGLLILTQTMPISMLLFFGYVFGSALAMPGERYRSFLLPGLLVATAANGIMTGMFQAAQDTHRGVTDRFRTLPMSRAAAPLGQAVADLVVTALGTVPLLLTGLAVGWRIEGSALAAAGALGLLLLFRFAMTWIGVFLGLLTRSEEAAGQLGGATFLLPLLSNAYIPADGLPGWLRTIAEWNPISAVTTALRELFGNAPVPDGAAWPVAHPVAGSLAWCAVLLAVFVPLAVRRYARGEG from the coding sequence ATGAGCGCACTGGTGTACGACGGCGGCGCGATGCTGGGCCGGCAGCTGCGGCGGGTGCGCAACAACCCCGGGCTGCTGATCCTCACCCAGACGATGCCGATCAGCATGCTGCTGTTCTTCGGGTACGTCTTCGGCAGCGCCCTCGCGATGCCGGGCGAGCGGTACCGGTCGTTCCTGCTGCCCGGTCTGCTGGTGGCGACGGCCGCGAACGGGATCATGACCGGCATGTTCCAGGCCGCGCAGGACACGCACCGCGGGGTGACGGACCGGTTCCGGACGCTGCCGATGAGCCGGGCGGCGGCCCCGCTCGGACAGGCGGTCGCGGACCTGGTGGTGACGGCGCTGGGGACGGTGCCGCTGCTGCTGACCGGGCTCGCGGTGGGCTGGCGGATCGAGGGGTCCGCGCTCGCGGCGGCCGGCGCGCTGGGGCTGTTGCTGCTGTTCCGGTTCGCGATGACGTGGATCGGGGTGTTCCTGGGGCTGCTCACGCGCAGCGAGGAGGCGGCGGGGCAGCTGGGCGGGGCGACGTTCCTGCTGCCGCTGCTGTCCAACGCCTACATCCCGGCCGACGGGCTGCCGGGGTGGCTGCGCACGATCGCCGAGTGGAACCCGATCAGCGCGGTCACGACGGCGCTGCGGGAGCTGTTCGGGAACGCGCCGGTGCCGGACGGGGCGGCCTGGCCGGTCGCGCACCCGGTCGCCGGTTCGCTGGCGTGGTGCGCGGTGCTGCTCGCGGTGTTCGTGCCGCTCGCGGTGCGCCGGTACGCGCGCGGCGAGGGCTGA
- a CDS encoding nickel transporter translates to MTLRRLTASGAAALTAACALALVPSPPASAHPLGNFTVNRYDGLVVAPGKLRVDHVEDLAEIPATQAGPAIEKAGLTAWARERCASAARDSEVTVEGRTVPLTVTGSHARTRPGQAGLDTLRVECELTAPLPEHASLDVEFTGAGGGSGPGWREITARGDRTTLTASDVPKESPSEELTAYPQELLSSPADTRTASLRVRPGGPALAASGEDAPEASSVLPRGADRWTRALDDLVSRRELTVGFAALALLLAVFLGALHALAPGHGKTMMAAVATARGGRARLRDVLPLAASVTVTHTLGVVTLGLLVTAGSAAAPSVITWLGVASGALVTAAGVTLARRAWRARDAGHTHPHDHDSHPRPHPPAGESVTRHAPARRPVLAGAPAGTAPRPSATPVAPHSHDHAHPHPHDHDHEHDGHGHTHTHTHTHGGVPHTHPTAPTLRGTILLGFAGGLVPSPSAVVVLVGAAALGKAWFGLLLVVAYGAGLALTLTAAGFAVVRLGTGAMRVLDRRPRALTHPVTVLVRRTAPLASAVLVVLIGAGLVVQGAASALG, encoded by the coding sequence GTGACCCTTCGCCGGCTCACCGCCTCGGGCGCCGCCGCCCTCACGGCGGCCTGCGCGCTCGCCCTGGTGCCCTCGCCGCCCGCGAGCGCGCACCCCCTCGGCAACTTCACCGTCAACCGGTACGACGGCCTGGTCGTCGCCCCGGGGAAGCTGCGCGTCGACCACGTGGAGGACCTCGCCGAGATCCCGGCGACCCAGGCCGGACCCGCGATCGAGAAGGCGGGACTGACGGCCTGGGCCCGGGAGCGCTGCGCGAGCGCGGCGCGGGACAGCGAGGTCACCGTGGAGGGCCGCACGGTCCCCTTGACGGTGACGGGCAGTCACGCGCGGACGCGGCCCGGCCAGGCGGGGCTCGACACGCTCCGGGTGGAGTGCGAGCTGACGGCACCCCTGCCCGAACACGCCTCGCTCGACGTGGAGTTCACCGGCGCGGGCGGCGGGAGCGGGCCCGGCTGGCGGGAGATCACGGCGCGCGGCGACCGGACGACGCTGACCGCCTCGGACGTGCCGAAGGAGTCGCCGTCCGAGGAACTGACCGCTTACCCGCAGGAGTTGCTGTCCTCGCCGGCCGACACGCGGACCGCGTCCCTGCGGGTGCGGCCCGGCGGTCCGGCCCTCGCCGCGTCCGGCGAGGACGCCCCGGAGGCCTCCTCCGTCCTGCCGCGCGGCGCCGACCGCTGGACGCGGGCCCTGGACGACCTGGTCTCCCGCCGTGAGCTGACCGTGGGCTTCGCGGCGCTCGCCCTGCTCCTCGCGGTCTTCCTGGGCGCGCTGCACGCGCTCGCCCCGGGGCACGGCAAGACGATGATGGCGGCGGTGGCGACCGCGCGCGGGGGCCGGGCCCGGCTCCGGGACGTCCTGCCGCTGGCCGCCTCGGTGACGGTCACCCACACCTTGGGCGTGGTGACGCTGGGCCTGCTGGTCACCGCCGGTTCGGCGGCGGCGCCCTCGGTCATCACCTGGCTGGGGGTCGCGAGCGGCGCCCTGGTGACGGCGGCGGGCGTGACCCTGGCCCGCCGGGCCTGGCGTGCGCGCGACGCCGGCCACACGCACCCGCACGACCACGACAGCCACCCGCGTCCGCACCCCCCTGCCGGGGAGTCCGTGACGCGCCACGCCCCCGCCCGCCGGCCGGTGCTGGCCGGCGCCCCCGCCGGCACCGCCCCGCGACCGTCCGCCACGCCGGTCGCCCCCCATTCCCACGACCACGCGCACCCGCACCCCCACGACCACGACCACGAGCACGACGGCCACGGTCACACCCACACCCACACCCACACCCACGGGGGCGTCCCCCACACGCACCCCACCGCCCCCACCCTCCGCGGCACGATCCTGCTCGGCTTCGCCGGGGGGCTCGTCCCCAGCCCGTCCGCCGTCGTCGTGCTGGTCGGCGCCGCCGCCCTCGGCAAGGCCTGGTTCGGGCTGCTGCTCGTCGTCGCCTACGGCGCCGGGCTGGCGCTCACGCTCACCGCGGCCGGGTTCGCCGTCGTCCGGCTGGGTACAGGGGCGATGCGGGTGCTGGACCGGCGTCCGCGCGCGCTGACCCATCCCGTGACGGTCCTCGTCCGCCGTACGGCGCCGCTGGCGTCCGCGGTGCTCGTCGTCCTGATCGGGGCCGGACTCGTCGTCCAGGGGGCGGCATCCGCACTCGGCTGA
- a CDS encoding tetratricopeptide repeat protein, which yields MVPPTHDTPQEPTPELGDGPDPAAPAGGEGAGPPEDGAGAKDGGRVAALRRFAAARRRALHLTGCAALLAVAVTGGSVALGAGGDGTAPRVAPASAAVSPGLLASGDLDAGITALQSHLRSQPRDFGGWATLGLAYVEQARTKGDPSRYPQAERAFERSLALAPRNDQALAGRAALAAARHDFEGALKDADRALKENPYSERALCIRVDALVELGRYRDAAEAADTADDRRPGIPVFTRYAYVHELRGDVRTARRVLEQALSSASAPGDIAYVATQLGQLAWNQGEYATALTHYARALAADEDYVPALEGRARAQAASGDRAGAIAGLKDVVARSPLPGPLVALGELYEAAGDRTAAADQYALVDAWTSLARANGVDADLDTALAAADHGDKAAALRAARAEWDRRRTVHTADALAWALHVDGKDDEALPYARRATATGYRNAVFLYHRGIIESATGRADDARTHLRAALKLNPGFAPLGARDARAALKALEADQ from the coding sequence ATGGTCCCGCCCACGCACGACACCCCGCAGGAGCCCACGCCCGAGCTCGGCGACGGCCCGGACCCGGCGGCCCCCGCCGGGGGTGAGGGGGCGGGGCCACCGGAGGACGGGGCCGGGGCGAAGGACGGCGGCCGGGTCGCCGCGCTGCGCCGCTTCGCCGCCGCCCGCCGGCGCGCCCTGCACCTCACCGGGTGCGCGGCCCTGCTGGCCGTGGCCGTCACCGGCGGCTCGGTGGCGCTCGGCGCCGGGGGCGACGGCACCGCCCCGCGGGTCGCCCCCGCCTCGGCGGCCGTCTCCCCCGGTCTGCTCGCCTCCGGCGACCTGGACGCGGGCATCACGGCCCTCCAGTCCCATCTGCGGTCCCAGCCGCGAGACTTCGGCGGCTGGGCCACCCTGGGCCTCGCCTATGTCGAGCAGGCCCGGACCAAGGGCGACCCGTCCCGCTATCCGCAGGCCGAGCGGGCGTTCGAGCGCTCGCTCGCGCTGGCGCCCCGCAACGACCAGGCCCTGGCCGGCCGCGCCGCCCTCGCGGCCGCCCGCCACGACTTCGAGGGCGCCCTGAAGGACGCCGACCGGGCCCTGAAGGAGAACCCGTACAGCGAACGCGCCCTGTGCATACGGGTGGACGCCCTCGTCGAACTCGGCCGGTACCGCGACGCCGCCGAGGCCGCGGACACCGCCGACGACCGGCGTCCGGGCATCCCGGTGTTCACCCGGTACGCGTACGTCCACGAGCTGCGCGGCGACGTCCGTACGGCCCGGCGCGTGCTGGAGCAGGCGCTGTCCTCGGCGTCCGCGCCCGGCGACATCGCCTACGTCGCCACCCAGCTGGGCCAGCTCGCCTGGAACCAGGGCGAGTACGCCACGGCCCTCACCCACTACGCCCGCGCGCTCGCCGCCGACGAGGACTACGTCCCCGCGCTGGAGGGACGGGCCCGCGCACAGGCCGCGAGCGGGGACCGGGCGGGCGCGATCGCGGGCCTGAAGGACGTCGTCGCCCGCTCCCCGCTGCCCGGCCCGCTCGTCGCCCTCGGCGAGCTGTACGAGGCCGCCGGCGACCGTACCGCCGCCGCCGACCAGTACGCCCTGGTCGACGCCTGGACGTCCCTGGCCCGCGCCAACGGCGTGGACGCCGACCTCGACACCGCGCTGGCGGCCGCCGACCACGGCGACAAGGCGGCGGCCCTGAGGGCGGCCCGCGCCGAATGGGACCGCCGGCGCACCGTGCACACCGCGGACGCCCTCGCCTGGGCGCTGCACGTCGACGGGAAGGACGACGAGGCCCTGCCGTACGCCCGCCGGGCCACGGCCACCGGCTACCGCAACGCCGTGTTCCTGTACCACCGCGGGATCATCGAAAGCGCCACCGGCCGCGCGGACGACGCCCGCACGCATCTGCGGGCCGCCCTGAAGCTGAACCCGGGCTTCGCACCGCTGGGCGCCCGCGACGCGCGGGCGGCCCTCAAGGCCCTGGAGGCGGACCAGTGA
- a CDS encoding anti-sigma factor domain-containing protein encodes MSFVARLLRREDLHSLAAPYALDALERAERQRFEKHLSTCEVCAAEVRALTEDAVRLAWSTAAPPPAALRERVLSAVRTLPQEGAGAPARARTPQLPPHVWGGQPPPRGRTARRPLFVPFATATAAAALVVASLFAVQANQARDDLAAQRARASEIADVLGAPDARAGTGEDAKGRRIGVVASASEGRAVVTLSGYGEPPGGRVHQLWLMRPGAQPRSLGLFDRDTPLIASGLDASSTSLAVTVEPGGGSPQPTSQPIVQLALKSVGFGE; translated from the coding sequence GTGAGCTTCGTCGCCCGCCTGCTGAGGCGCGAGGACCTGCACTCCCTCGCCGCCCCCTACGCCCTGGACGCCCTGGAGCGGGCCGAACGGCAGCGTTTCGAGAAGCATCTGAGCACGTGTGAGGTCTGCGCCGCCGAGGTGCGCGCGCTGACCGAGGACGCCGTCCGGCTGGCCTGGTCGACGGCCGCGCCCCCGCCGGCCGCGCTGCGCGAGCGGGTGCTGTCCGCCGTACGGACCCTGCCGCAGGAGGGCGCCGGGGCGCCGGCCCGCGCGCGGACGCCCCAGCTGCCGCCGCACGTGTGGGGCGGCCAGCCGCCGCCGCGCGGCCGTACGGCCCGGCGCCCGCTGTTCGTGCCGTTCGCCACCGCCACCGCCGCCGCGGCACTCGTCGTCGCCTCCCTGTTCGCCGTGCAGGCGAACCAGGCGCGGGACGACCTGGCCGCTCAGCGGGCCCGGGCGAGTGAGATCGCTGACGTTCTGGGCGCGCCCGACGCCCGCGCGGGCACCGGAGAGGACGCGAAGGGCCGACGGATCGGAGTTGTGGCTTCCGCATCGGAGGGGCGCGCGGTCGTCACGCTCAGCGGATACGGAGAACCCCCCGGCGGCCGTGTGCATCAGCTCTGGCTCATGCGCCCCGGCGCGCAACCGCGCTCCCTCGGGCTCTTCGACCGCGACACGCCCCTGATCGCATCCGGTCTGGACGCCTCGTCGACGTCACTCGCGGTGACCGTCGAGCCCGGCGGCGGTTCTCCGCAACCGACCAGCCAGCCCATTGTCCAACTCGCCCTGAAATCGGTCGGATTCGGAGAGTAA